One stretch of Flavobacterium sp. 9 DNA includes these proteins:
- the bglX gene encoding beta-glucosidase BglX produces the protein MKKQIKKYAFLLLIVFGNGYAQTKKYMDPKKPIEDRISLLMKEMTLEEKVGQMNQYNGFWDVTGPAPKGGSAELKYEHLRKGLVGSMLTVRGVKEVRAVQKIAVEETRLGIPLIIGFDVIHGYKTLSPIPLAEASSWDLEAIKKSAAIAADEASASGINWTFAPNVDVSNDARWGRVMEGAGEDPYLGSKIGYARVKGFQGETVADLAKVNTIAACAKHFAGYGFVEAGLEYNSVDISNSKLYNSVLPPFEATIQAGIRTFMNSFNTLNGVPATGNAFLQRDILKGKWKFDGFVVSDYASIREMIAHGYAKDEDDATAKAVIAGSDMDMESYLYVAKLVALVKEGKVKESLVDDAVRRILRVKFELGLFDDPYRYCDEKREKEVVGSKANNDGVLDMAKKSIVLLKNEKNLLPLKKSGQKIALIGALANDKNSPLGSWRIAADDNTAVSVLEGMQQYKDNQLTFEKGADLLSQKATFLTETVFNTTDKSGFEAAKTAAKNADVVVMVLGEYGFQSGEARSRTDLNLPGVQQELLEEIYKVNPNIVLVLNNGRPLSIPWAAQNVPAIVEAWHLGTQTGNAVAQVLYGDYNPSGKLTMSFPRNVGQVPIYYNKYSTGRPIDSDKNVFWSHYMDVEKTPLFPFGFGLSYTTFDYKNLKLNKTAFAKGEKIQVSVDVTNTGNYDGKEVVQLYINDPVASIVKPLKELKGFELVALKKGETKTIQFTLSEKELGFYDNEGKYLVEPGLFNIMVGWNSNEGLTSKFELK, from the coding sequence ATGAAAAAACAAATTAAAAAGTATGCCTTTTTACTGCTAATCGTTTTTGGAAACGGATATGCTCAAACAAAAAAGTATATGGATCCCAAAAAACCAATTGAAGATCGAATTTCACTTTTAATGAAAGAAATGACATTAGAGGAAAAAGTTGGACAAATGAATCAATACAATGGTTTTTGGGATGTAACTGGACCAGCTCCAAAAGGCGGAAGCGCTGAATTAAAATACGAACATTTACGAAAAGGTCTTGTTGGATCAATGCTTACTGTTCGAGGTGTAAAAGAAGTTCGCGCCGTACAGAAAATTGCTGTAGAAGAAACTCGTTTGGGAATTCCGTTGATAATTGGTTTTGACGTTATTCATGGTTATAAAACTTTGAGCCCGATTCCGTTGGCAGAAGCTTCAAGTTGGGATTTGGAAGCTATTAAAAAATCGGCGGCAATTGCGGCAGATGAAGCTTCGGCATCCGGAATTAACTGGACTTTTGCGCCTAATGTAGATGTTTCTAATGATGCACGTTGGGGACGCGTGATGGAAGGTGCCGGCGAAGATCCTTATTTAGGAAGTAAAATAGGCTACGCAAGAGTAAAAGGTTTTCAGGGAGAAACTGTTGCAGATTTGGCTAAAGTAAATACGATTGCAGCTTGTGCAAAACACTTTGCAGGATATGGTTTTGTTGAAGCAGGATTAGAATATAATAGTGTAGATATCAGTAATTCTAAATTATATAATTCGGTTTTACCACCTTTTGAAGCTACTATACAAGCGGGAATTCGCACGTTTATGAATTCATTTAATACACTAAATGGCGTTCCGGCAACGGGAAATGCATTTTTGCAAAGAGATATTCTAAAAGGAAAATGGAAGTTTGATGGTTTTGTAGTTTCGGATTATGCTTCTATTCGCGAAATGATCGCACACGGTTATGCAAAAGATGAAGATGATGCAACAGCAAAAGCAGTAATTGCAGGTTCTGATATGGATATGGAATCGTATTTGTATGTGGCAAAATTAGTTGCGCTGGTAAAAGAAGGAAAAGTAAAAGAATCATTGGTTGATGATGCGGTTCGTAGAATCTTACGTGTAAAATTTGAATTGGGTTTATTTGATGATCCTTATAGATATTGCGATGAAAAGCGTGAAAAAGAAGTTGTTGGAAGCAAGGCCAATAACGACGGAGTTCTTGACATGGCAAAAAAATCAATCGTATTATTGAAAAATGAGAAGAATTTGCTTCCGCTGAAGAAATCCGGACAAAAAATTGCTTTGATTGGAGCTTTGGCAAATGATAAAAATAGTCCGCTTGGAAGCTGGAGAATTGCAGCCGATGATAATACTGCAGTTTCAGTTTTAGAAGGAATGCAACAATACAAAGACAATCAACTGACTTTTGAAAAAGGTGCTGATTTGCTTTCGCAGAAAGCTACTTTCTTAACCGAAACAGTTTTCAACACAACAGATAAAAGTGGTTTTGAAGCAGCAAAAACAGCTGCAAAAAATGCTGACGTTGTGGTGATGGTTTTAGGTGAATATGGTTTTCAAAGTGGAGAAGCAAGAAGCAGAACTGATTTAAATTTGCCTGGAGTTCAACAGGAATTATTAGAAGAAATCTACAAGGTAAATCCTAATATCGTTTTGGTTTTAAATAATGGTCGTCCTTTGAGTATTCCGTGGGCTGCTCAAAATGTTCCGGCAATTGTAGAAGCTTGGCATTTAGGAACTCAGACTGGAAATGCAGTGGCTCAGGTTTTATATGGAGATTATAATCCAAGTGGTAAATTGACAATGTCTTTCCCGAGAAATGTAGGTCAAGTTCCTATTTATTACAACAAATACAGTACAGGAAGACCAATTGATAGTGACAAAAATGTGTTTTGGTCTCATTATATGGATGTAGAAAAAACTCCTCTATTTCCGTTTGGTTTTGGATTGAGTTATACAACTTTCGATTATAAAAATCTTAAACTAAATAAAACTGCTTTTGCAAAAGGAGAAAAAATCCAAGTGAGTGTTGACGTTACAAACACAGGAAATTATGACGGAAAAGAAGTCGTTCAATTGTACATCAATGATCCTGTTGCAAGTATTGTAAAACCTCTTAAAGAATTAAAAGGTTTTGAACTTGTTGCCTTAAAAAAGGGAGAAACTAAAACAATTCAATTTACGTTATCAGAAAAGGAACTTGGTTTTTATGATAACGAAGGCAAATATTTAGTAGAACCTGGATTATTCAATATCATGGTTGGCTGGAATTCTAATGAAGGTCTTACCAGCAAATTTGAACTAAAATAA
- a CDS encoding two-component regulator propeller domain-containing protein → MKNIKYILVCYFIVLNCLFSQDKFDNYQFRSIQETTSKRAISSIIQDKNGFIWIGTNGTGLYRYDGVNYFGYDHNKKRGSINSNFIYATFIDSDNNLWVGTDDGLCLYNRDLDNFTKINIEDVIRKGYDEPITVKTIIQDNNGNLILGTYGFGLFKLNIKTLKASLIPSKVLDKFNFLIKSSVKNKHGIIYLGTSYGLLELDLNGKLKQVYKDKFKREPLLDDIENLVIDKFGYIWLGTTESGLIKIKPETDNYQFENYSITKNKILSIIESSHDYIICGTENDGLLVVNYKGQVLQKYLHSKYNDFSLKSNSVWSLFEDKEKRLWLGYFNKGLGVFDKPNNKFNSLESQVNNDNSLQTSYVTSVIKDKKGNLLISNEGGGLDIYNLSNKSYIHVNKNNQSYYSGLDAADIQTIFIDSKQNIWIGSWDRGIYFLKNGTTRFINYNTANTSGLKSNRIFTFSEDSKGRIWIGTFIKGLHYFDNKTNTFVHCESKSFTDNALDNAFIRKVFVDSDNVLWVGTILGLYQVSLKGDSDFKVTKMRDAMFKDKTKYNSIQTILSIYESNDKTIWIGTDGEGLFNYNKKDKTFSNFNNFPGFKEKSVRAIIADNNGSLWISGGSGLTKLDFKNKKSTNFTKDDGLVDNDFNNNAVFKDGNGELYFGSYEGVNYFNPNEIKKTEKAPKLYFSDFKLFNKSVKPNEDASPLTKVIAETKEIILNYTQSVFTIEYVGINYNYSKKNQYAYYLQGFEKDWNYVGNNRTATYTNLAPGDYVFKVKSANADGSWSNNPLELKIKILPPWWKTFWAYLLYTSILVFLIIYLNKIYQNRFKAKQAIILEKEKNIQSEKLNNKKLQFFTNISHEFRTPLTLIINPLEDILRSKNLSPEIHNKLKIVHKSSDRLSRLINELMDFNKLEFNKISLQAKKIEVVAFTQGIIGYFDEEASARNITINFESEFDDLEDWLDPKMLEKILFNIISNAFKFTPDNGSITISIAKSDTDNSLLINGDRVPSFSITITDTGSGIHKKDLKRIFDRFYQVNNVNKDYYGSTGIGLEVVKEFVELHKGRIDVESQVGEGTKFTVTFPLGKSLYKKSEIIDEVFKTEKAKNKFLSETVNHSSDDDDETDQTVEIDVVETAKPYTVLIVEDNPELRNYLKHELSKLYKVIAAENGQKGYELAVQKLPDLIITDVIMPVMDGLQLCKNIKGDLKTSHIPLLMLSAKAMVKDRLEGIDSGADMYLSKPFELDILKSSLAQLITSRQIMFKKFYSGITKDGKEKTTSLDNDFIQKILHFINENISEPELTVELLSSKIFLSRSQLYRKIKTLTGVSVNEFIRNVRLEKAKQLIEKGNNNINEISYKVGFTSPSYFTKCYKIKYGYLPTQEKEQGNKR, encoded by the coding sequence ATGAAAAATATTAAATATATTCTTGTATGCTACTTTATAGTTCTGAATTGCCTGTTTTCTCAAGATAAATTTGATAATTACCAATTTAGAAGTATACAGGAAACTACTTCAAAAAGGGCGATTTCTTCGATTATTCAGGATAAAAATGGTTTTATTTGGATAGGTACAAACGGCACGGGTTTGTATCGATATGATGGTGTAAATTATTTTGGATATGATCACAATAAAAAGCGCGGTTCAATAAACAGTAACTTTATTTATGCAACTTTTATTGACTCTGATAATAACTTATGGGTTGGCACGGATGACGGTTTATGTTTGTACAACAGGGATTTAGATAATTTTACCAAAATCAATATTGAAGATGTAATCAGAAAAGGTTATGACGAACCTATTACCGTAAAAACAATTATTCAGGATAACAACGGCAATTTAATCTTAGGAACGTATGGTTTTGGATTGTTCAAACTGAATATTAAGACTTTAAAAGCTTCTCTGATTCCGTCAAAGGTTTTGGATAAATTTAATTTTCTAATAAAATCTTCGGTAAAAAATAAACACGGAATTATTTATTTAGGAACGAGTTATGGTCTTTTAGAACTTGATTTAAACGGAAAACTAAAGCAGGTTTATAAAGATAAATTTAAAAGAGAACCTTTATTAGACGATATCGAAAATCTTGTTATTGATAAATTTGGATACATATGGCTGGGAACGACTGAAAGCGGTCTGATAAAAATTAAACCTGAAACTGATAATTACCAATTTGAAAATTATTCTATTACCAAAAACAAAATCTTATCGATTATAGAAAGCAGTCACGATTATATCATTTGTGGTACTGAAAATGACGGATTATTGGTTGTAAATTATAAAGGGCAAGTACTTCAAAAATATTTGCACAGTAAATACAATGATTTTAGTTTAAAATCGAATTCTGTCTGGTCACTATTTGAAGATAAAGAAAAGCGTCTTTGGCTTGGGTATTTTAATAAAGGACTTGGTGTATTTGATAAGCCCAATAACAAATTTAATTCGCTTGAATCACAAGTAAATAACGATAATTCACTACAAACCAGCTATGTAACTTCAGTTATAAAAGATAAAAAAGGAAATCTGTTAATCAGTAATGAAGGCGGAGGACTTGATATTTATAATCTAAGTAATAAAAGTTACATTCATGTAAACAAGAACAATCAAAGCTATTATTCCGGTTTGGATGCTGCTGATATTCAGACGATATTTATAGACAGCAAACAAAATATCTGGATAGGAAGCTGGGATCGCGGAATCTACTTTTTGAAAAATGGCACTACCCGATTCATAAACTATAATACAGCAAATACTTCGGGACTAAAATCGAATAGGATTTTTACTTTTTCGGAAGATTCAAAAGGTCGAATCTGGATTGGAACTTTCATAAAAGGATTGCATTATTTTGATAATAAGACCAATACTTTTGTTCATTGTGAATCGAAATCATTTACAGACAATGCTTTGGACAATGCTTTTATTCGTAAAGTTTTTGTGGATTCTGATAATGTTTTGTGGGTAGGAACCATCTTAGGTTTATATCAGGTCAGTTTAAAAGGCGATTCTGATTTTAAAGTGACCAAAATGCGCGATGCGATGTTCAAGGATAAAACGAAGTATAATAGTATTCAGACTATTTTATCGATTTATGAATCTAATGACAAAACAATTTGGATAGGAACTGATGGCGAAGGATTATTTAACTACAATAAAAAAGATAAGACATTTTCGAACTTTAATAATTTTCCAGGTTTTAAAGAAAAATCTGTTCGTGCGATAATTGCTGACAACAATGGTTCTTTATGGATAAGCGGCGGATCTGGATTAACAAAACTTGATTTTAAAAATAAAAAAAGCACCAATTTTACTAAAGATGATGGTCTTGTTGATAATGATTTCAACAATAATGCTGTCTTTAAAGATGGAAATGGAGAGTTGTATTTTGGCAGTTATGAAGGCGTAAATTATTTTAATCCTAACGAGATCAAAAAAACAGAGAAAGCCCCAAAATTATATTTCAGCGATTTTAAATTATTCAATAAATCTGTAAAACCCAATGAAGATGCTTCGCCCTTAACCAAAGTAATTGCTGAGACTAAAGAAATTATTCTCAACTACACGCAATCTGTTTTTACGATTGAATATGTGGGAATCAACTATAATTATTCTAAGAAAAACCAATATGCTTATTATCTTCAAGGTTTTGAAAAAGATTGGAATTATGTGGGAAATAACAGAACGGCAACTTATACCAATCTGGCGCCGGGTGATTATGTTTTTAAAGTAAAATCGGCAAATGCAGATGGTTCCTGGAGCAATAATCCATTAGAATTAAAAATAAAAATTCTGCCTCCGTGGTGGAAAACTTTTTGGGCTTATTTATTATATACTTCTATTTTAGTATTCCTAATTATATACCTTAATAAAATTTATCAAAATCGTTTTAAAGCCAAACAAGCTATAATTTTAGAAAAAGAAAAAAATATCCAGTCGGAGAAATTGAACAATAAGAAATTGCAATTCTTTACTAATATTTCGCATGAATTCAGAACTCCGTTGACACTGATTATAAATCCCTTGGAAGATATTTTAAGAAGTAAAAATCTATCTCCTGAAATTCATAATAAATTAAAAATTGTACACAAAAGTTCGGATAGACTTTCGCGACTTATCAATGAGCTTATGGATTTTAATAAATTAGAGTTTAATAAAATTTCGCTTCAGGCCAAAAAAATTGAAGTCGTAGCATTTACACAAGGAATTATAGGTTATTTTGACGAAGAAGCTTCTGCCCGAAATATTACTATTAATTTTGAATCTGAATTTGACGATCTTGAAGATTGGCTGGATCCTAAAATGTTGGAAAAAATACTCTTTAATATTATTTCAAATGCCTTTAAATTTACGCCGGATAATGGTTCTATTACCATTTCTATAGCTAAATCAGATACTGATAATTCATTGTTAATTAATGGTGATCGAGTTCCATCTTTTTCAATAACAATTACTGATACTGGTTCCGGAATTCACAAAAAAGATCTCAAAAGAATATTTGACAGGTTTTATCAGGTCAATAATGTCAATAAGGATTATTATGGAAGTACGGGAATTGGTTTAGAGGTTGTAAAAGAATTTGTTGAGCTTCATAAGGGAAGAATTGATGTTGAAAGTCAGGTTGGAGAAGGCACAAAATTTACGGTAACTTTTCCTTTAGGTAAATCTTTGTATAAGAAAAGTGAGATAATCGACGAGGTTTTTAAAACTGAAAAAGCTAAAAACAAATTTCTGTCTGAAACGGTTAATCATTCTTCTGACGATGATGATGAAACGGATCAAACTGTTGAAATTGATGTTGTTGAAACTGCAAAACCATATACTGTTTTAATTGTTGAAGATAATCCTGAATTAAGAAATTATCTTAAACACGAATTAAGCAAATTATATAAAGTTATTGCCGCCGAAAATGGTCAGAAAGGTTATGAACTTGCGGTTCAGAAATTACCGGATTTAATAATCACAGACGTTATTATGCCCGTTATGGACGGTTTACAATTGTGTAAAAACATAAAAGGTGATTTAAAAACAAGCCACATTCCTTTATTAATGCTTTCGGCAAAAGCAATGGTAAAAGACCGATTAGAAGGTATCGATTCTGGCGCTGATATGTATTTGAGTAAACCATTTGAATTAGATATTTTAAAATCAAGTCTAGCGCAGCTTATTACAAGCAGACAAATCATGTTTAAGAAGTTTTACAGCGGAATCACTAAAGATGGCAAAGAAAAAACAACTTCGCTTGATAATGATTTCATACAAAAGATTCTGCATTTTATAAACGAAAACATTAGCGAACCTGAATTGACTGTAGAACTTTTGTCTTCTAAAATTTTCCTTAGCAGAAGTCAGTTGTATCGAAAGATAAAAACTTTAACAGGCGTTTCGGTTAATGAATTTATCAGAAACGTACGTTTAGAAAAAGCAAAACAACTGATCGAAAAAGGAAATAATAATATCAACGAAATAAGCTATAAAGTAGGTTTTACTTCTCCCTCCTATTTCACTAAATGTTATAAAATTAAATATGGATATTTGCCTACACAAGAAAAAGAACAAGGGAATAAACGTTAA
- a CDS encoding TonB-dependent receptor yields MQKRTLKKLLCLAVLMWGNFFFAQTVKGKVTSGGLGLPGVGVIVQGTKNATTTDFDGGFILNNVDPKSTLIFSYIGYKNVILPADTKSVMKVNMVNDLEKLNEVVVIGYGTSKRKDVNGAISSIKASEIQDKPFTSIDQALVGKAAGVNVTQNSGTPGGGISVQIRGITSINGNEPLYVIDGTPVFADKNNDSFSFSALGGGNGQTKNSALSGLNISDIETIDILKDASSTAIYGANGANGVVLITTKKGKKGKSTFSYETYMGTQQVTNSVDVLNLPQYAAYQAKIFKMNGEPIPYQYQKPDLLGNGTNWQDELFRTATMYNHQISFSGEKEGTRYYTSLNYFDQEGIVLNSDFNRMSMRLNIDSTVKSWLKIGNNMSISKSSQQVVRNDDRGGLVMNTLRQSPELPVRYADGSFAGPTSGLGSSANEATNPIALSEYNNAKTDRYKINGNVFADFTLIKGLVFRTELGYDLNFAKSSSFAPKYTLGNVSELLNKSFKQQDQSFYWSLKNYLTYNKTFNEKHNFTFLLGQEAQESQYEYLSGYRSGEFLSRDFTNLNIGDIDTAVNGNGSGRWSMTSYISRLNYSFSDRYSFSASLRADASSNFGPNNKWGYFPSFAVGWTVSNEKFFEPLSSTVNYLKFRAGYGSVGNQNIPANRYQTILSLTASPFGGVSPTIDNLGNPNIKWESLKSFDVGFELGMLNNRVKLDFDYYIKNSSNFLTKQINDESNQSALNYYLNTGEIETKGIELTLNTRNIVTENFTWDSTIIFSKYDNELTSFQGAGKSLLGKVQFDLYNVTRTTEGQPVGQFYGYVTDGLFKNAAELAAGPIQETGTGIGDIRFKDLNGDGKIDAKDQKAIGSAIPDFTYSFTNNFKYKNLSLSVVLTGSEGNEIYNFTRHYTDGIYPGFGDRFANVSTRAINAFEPGVNENTNEPRITLNDPNGNGRISNRFVEDGSYLRIQNVSLSYDLPSQIFKNSIISKVRLYVNVQNLYTWTKYSGFDPALGNLDQNITLSGIDLGRYPVPRTTSMGLNLEF; encoded by the coding sequence ATGCAGAAAAGAACATTAAAAAAACTATTGTGTTTAGCAGTGTTAATGTGGGGAAATTTTTTCTTTGCTCAAACTGTTAAAGGAAAAGTAACATCAGGAGGACTCGGCTTACCCGGTGTTGGTGTAATAGTACAAGGAACAAAAAATGCAACAACCACCGATTTTGACGGAGGTTTTATCTTAAACAATGTAGATCCAAAAAGTACATTGATCTTTAGTTATATCGGTTACAAAAATGTGATATTGCCAGCTGACACAAAATCAGTGATGAAAGTCAATATGGTTAATGACCTTGAAAAATTAAATGAAGTTGTCGTGATTGGTTACGGAACTTCTAAACGAAAAGATGTAAATGGCGCAATTTCTTCTATCAAAGCTTCTGAAATTCAGGACAAACCCTTTACTTCTATCGATCAGGCTCTTGTGGGTAAAGCTGCAGGGGTAAATGTGACTCAAAATTCAGGTACGCCGGGAGGAGGAATTTCGGTTCAAATTCGAGGAATTACTTCTATTAACGGAAATGAACCTTTGTATGTAATTGACGGAACTCCGGTTTTTGCGGATAAAAACAACGATTCATTTTCATTTAGCGCTTTAGGCGGAGGAAACGGACAAACTAAGAACTCGGCTTTGTCGGGATTGAATATTTCAGATATAGAAACTATTGATATTCTAAAAGATGCTTCATCAACCGCAATATATGGTGCAAATGGTGCAAATGGTGTTGTTTTGATTACAACTAAAAAAGGAAAAAAAGGAAAATCGACTTTCTCCTATGAAACTTATATGGGAACTCAACAGGTGACAAATTCAGTTGATGTTTTGAACTTGCCACAATATGCTGCATATCAGGCTAAAATTTTCAAAATGAATGGTGAACCAATTCCGTATCAATATCAAAAACCTGATTTATTAGGAAATGGAACAAACTGGCAGGACGAACTTTTTAGAACTGCTACTATGTACAACCACCAAATATCATTTTCAGGTGAAAAAGAAGGAACAAGATATTATACGTCTTTGAATTATTTTGATCAGGAAGGTATTGTTTTAAATTCAGATTTCAACAGAATGTCGATGCGATTAAACATCGATTCAACTGTAAAATCATGGTTGAAAATTGGTAACAATATGTCGATCAGTAAATCATCTCAACAAGTAGTAAGAAACGATGACAGAGGTGGTTTAGTAATGAATACGTTAAGACAATCTCCAGAATTACCTGTAAGATATGCTGATGGTTCTTTTGCAGGTCCAACAAGTGGTTTAGGTTCTTCGGCAAATGAGGCGACGAATCCAATTGCTTTATCAGAATATAATAACGCAAAAACGGACCGATATAAAATCAACGGAAATGTATTTGCTGATTTCACTCTTATCAAAGGTTTGGTTTTTAGAACGGAATTAGGATATGATTTAAATTTTGCAAAAAGCAGCTCTTTTGCGCCTAAATATACTTTAGGAAATGTGTCTGAGCTTTTAAATAAATCATTCAAACAACAAGATCAAAGCTTTTATTGGAGTTTAAAAAATTATTTGACTTATAATAAAACTTTCAATGAGAAACACAATTTTACCTTTTTACTTGGTCAGGAAGCGCAAGAAAGTCAATACGAATATTTGAGCGGTTACAGATCGGGTGAATTCTTAAGCAGAGATTTTACTAACCTAAACATTGGTGATATTGATACTGCAGTTAACGGAAATGGTTCTGGAAGATGGTCTATGACTTCTTATATTTCGAGATTAAATTATAGCTTTTCTGATCGTTATTCTTTTTCGGCGTCTTTAAGAGCAGATGCCTCTTCAAACTTTGGACCTAATAATAAATGGGGTTATTTCCCTTCATTTGCTGTGGGTTGGACTGTTAGTAACGAAAAGTTTTTTGAGCCTTTATCTTCTACAGTAAATTATTTGAAATTTAGAGCTGGTTACGGTTCGGTTGGAAATCAAAATATTCCGGCAAACAGATACCAAACGATTCTTTCCTTGACGGCTTCTCCATTTGGTGGCGTATCTCCAACAATTGACAACTTGGGTAATCCAAATATTAAATGGGAATCTCTTAAGTCTTTTGATGTTGGTTTTGAATTAGGAATGCTTAATAACAGAGTAAAATTAGACTTTGATTATTATATTAAAAATTCTTCTAATTTCCTTACGAAACAAATCAATGATGAGTCGAATCAAAGTGCACTTAATTATTATTTGAATACGGGTGAAATTGAAACTAAAGGAATCGAACTTACTTTGAATACCAGAAATATTGTAACAGAAAATTTTACATGGGACAGTACAATTATCTTTTCAAAATACGATAATGAACTAACCAGTTTTCAAGGTGCAGGTAAATCTTTATTAGGAAAAGTACAATTTGACTTGTATAACGTTACCAGAACTACAGAAGGTCAACCAGTTGGACAATTTTACGGATATGTTACGGACGGATTATTTAAAAATGCTGCAGAATTAGCCGCAGGACCAATTCAGGAAACAGGAACAGGAATTGGAGATATTCGTTTTAAAGATCTTAATGGCGACGGAAAAATTGATGCTAAAGATCAAAAAGCTATAGGAAGCGCAATTCCGGATTTTACCTATTCATTTACGAATAACTTTAAGTATAAAAACCTTAGTTTATCTGTTGTTTTAACCGGAAGTGAAGGCAACGAAATCTACAACTTTACGCGTCATTATACTGATGGAATTTATCCTGGATTTGGAGATCGATTTGCAAATGTGAGTACAAGGGCTATAAATGCTTTTGAACCGGGCGTAAACGAAAACACAAATGAACCAAGAATTACGCTGAATGATCCAAATGGAAATGGTCGAATCTCGAATAGATTTGTTGAAGATGGTTCTTATTTAAGAATTCAGAATGTGTCTTTGAGCTACGATTTACCAAGCCAAATATTCAAAAATTCTATTATATCTAAAGTTAGATTGTATGTTAATGTCCAAAACTTATATACATGGACAAAATACTCTGGTTTTGATCCTGCTTTAGGAAATTTAGATCAAAATATAACACTTAGCGGTATTGATCTGGGACGTTATCCAGTGCCAAGAACTACTTCTATGGGTTTAAATTTAGAATTCTAA
- a CDS encoding RagB/SusD family nutrient uptake outer membrane protein, with protein MKKLFKLFMMGMLIPLLSLFSCSDDFLDAPSENQLTPGDLPEGVTAFDGIAESLYFKPWFTFNDKFLIAVGDMYAGNAFTFDGAYAQFKDAQVTSQNPILTEGYTSLFSVIDQSNNLMSLVEARKSELPEASYKNAIAISRFMRANAYFYLVRTFGAVPIINKAGTAAQPKRNLVADVYKFIKQDLEYAIENLPATSVKKGYVTKFAAMGILAKVHLTLNEYGECAALTQKIIGNQYILIQDYGNLFSSPENNNSAESMFALQWKAIATEWGTQNTNQAYIVPGGTGITGGGDGWGVYLPSISLQSGFEPNDTRKKSTIMTDGDFYPELLKNQGGFRYKKIYSSTAANFRKYIVGSAAERNDVFFMRTSQNTIILRYSDVLLMNSEAILAGAGSTTSAAALSSFNEVRARAGLPAKTVLTRNDLFNERRIEFALEGQYFFDLKRRGLAEATAIISQQEVGFYSDDARTELVSVKITPGSNYFELPLPQTAIDTNPSLLEPPVPFNFN; from the coding sequence ATGAAAAAACTTTTTAAACTTTTTATGATGGGAATGTTAATACCATTGCTGTCTTTGTTTTCCTGTTCTGATGATTTTTTGGATGCACCATCTGAAAATCAATTAACACCGGGCGATTTACCGGAAGGAGTTACCGCTTTTGACGGAATCGCTGAGAGTTTGTATTTTAAGCCTTGGTTTACTTTTAATGATAAATTCCTGATTGCTGTTGGCGATATGTATGCCGGCAACGCTTTTACATTTGATGGTGCTTATGCGCAATTTAAAGATGCTCAGGTAACGTCACAAAACCCAATACTTACAGAAGGATATACCTCTTTGTTTTCGGTTATCGATCAATCTAATAATTTAATGAGTTTAGTCGAAGCAAGAAAGAGCGAATTGCCTGAAGCGTCTTATAAAAATGCCATAGCGATTTCAAGATTTATGAGAGCCAATGCCTATTTTTATTTGGTAAGAACTTTTGGAGCTGTGCCTATTATTAACAAAGCGGGAACGGCAGCACAACCTAAAAGAAATCTTGTTGCTGATGTTTACAAATTTATAAAACAAGATTTGGAATATGCCATCGAAAATTTGCCTGCAACTTCTGTAAAAAAAGGATATGTGACCAAATTTGCAGCAATGGGAATTCTTGCAAAAGTGCATCTAACGTTAAACGAATATGGAGAATGTGCTGCTTTGACTCAGAAAATCATCGGAAATCAATATATTTTGATTCAGGATTATGGAAACTTATTTAGCAGTCCGGAGAATAACAATAGTGCCGAAAGTATGTTTGCCCTGCAATGGAAAGCAATTGCTACAGAATGGGGAACTCAAAATACAAATCAGGCTTATATTGTTCCGGGAGGTACAGGAATAACTGGCGGTGGAGACGGTTGGGGAGTTTACCTGCCTTCTATTTCATTGCAAAGTGGCTTTGAGCCGAATGATACCAGAAAAAAGAGCACAATCATGACAGATGGTGACTTTTATCCTGAATTATTAAAAAATCAAGGTGGTTTTAGATACAAAAAAATATACTCTTCGACTGCTGCTAATTTCAGAAAGTATATTGTAGGTTCTGCTGCCGAAAGAAACGATGTGTTTTTTATGAGAACGTCACAAAACACAATTATACTTAGATATTCTGATGTTTTACTTATGAATTCTGAAGCAATTTTAGCTGGAGCGGGTTCTACAACTTCTGCAGCAGCTTTAAGTTCTTTCAATGAAGTAAGAGCCAGAGCGGGATTACCAGCCAAAACTGTACTTACAAGAAATGATTTATTTAACGAAAGAAGGATCGAATTTGCACTTGAAGGACAATATTTCTTCGATTTAAAACGTCGCGGTCTGGCTGAAGCAACGGCAATTATTTCGCAACAGGAAGTAGGTTTTTATTCTGATGATGCCAGAACCGAATTGGTTTCTGTTAAGATCACTCCGGGAAGCAACTATTTTGAATTGCCGTTACCGCAAACTGCTATTGATACTAATCCATCATTATTAGAGCCGCCGGTTCCTTTTAACTTTAACTAA